The proteins below come from a single bacterium genomic window:
- a CDS encoding enoyl-CoA hydratase/isomerase family protein — translation MTYETLKIESSCTTFIIALNRPDKLNSFNQQLSTELINVLSLARDDESIRAIIITGMGRAFSAGQDLQEFEGSNWPKLGAILQHRYNPIVELLRTIPKPIIAAVNGPAAGAGANLALMCDLVIAAEESSLMQAFIHVGLVPDTGGTFILPRLVGMHQAFRLAALGEKLTAQDAFQLGLVYKVVAGGQLMEEAQSMASKLALLPTQAIGHLKEALNSSLSHNLFEQLEMEVNLQTKCGETADFTEGVKSFLEKRKPHFIGK, via the coding sequence ATGACTTACGAAACGCTCAAAATAGAATCTTCCTGTACAACTTTTATTATTGCCCTAAATCGTCCGGACAAATTGAATAGCTTTAATCAGCAACTTTCGACTGAGCTCATCAATGTGCTTTCACTGGCACGTGATGACGAATCAATACGCGCGATTATTATTACTGGAATGGGGCGAGCATTTTCTGCTGGTCAGGATCTACAGGAATTCGAGGGGAGTAATTGGCCTAAGCTCGGGGCGATTCTACAACATCGCTATAACCCGATTGTGGAACTCCTACGCACCATCCCTAAACCGATCATCGCTGCAGTCAATGGCCCTGCTGCAGGAGCAGGTGCTAATCTTGCGTTGATGTGCGACTTGGTAATTGCCGCAGAAGAGAGTTCTTTGATGCAGGCCTTTATTCATGTGGGACTGGTTCCCGATACAGGTGGAACTTTCATTTTGCCGCGCTTAGTTGGAATGCATCAGGCCTTTAGACTTGCGGCTTTAGGCGAAAAACTTACTGCACAAGATGCTTTTCAGCTTGGACTTGTTTATAAAGTTGTAGCTGGCGGACAGTTAATGGAAGAAGCTCAATCGATGGCCAGCAAATTAGCGCTACTGCCTACTCAAGCAATTGGTCATTTAAAAGAAGCATTGAATAGCTCCCTCAGTCATAATCTCTTTGAGCAGTTAGAAATGGAAGTTAATCTTCAAACAAAATGTGGTGAAACGGCTGATTTTACTGAGGGCGTAAAATCTTTCCTCGAGAAGCGTAAGCCACATTTTATTGGTAAATAG
- the paaJ gene encoding phenylacetate-CoA oxygenase subunit PaaJ codes for MVERTQTVPSNADILAVLAEVFDPEIPTLSVLDLGIVREVEASASKIKVKITPTYSGCPAMQMIENDIKQALGTKYTLPIQVDVVLAPAWTTEWLTEKGRAGLKASAIAPPDKLVTLGKQTPACPYCNSRETEKTSEFGSTACKSFYRCKACLQPFDYFKEL; via the coding sequence GTGGTAGAGCGAACTCAAACAGTTCCCTCCAACGCAGACATTTTAGCTGTATTGGCAGAAGTTTTCGACCCGGAAATTCCAACGCTTTCTGTGCTCGATCTGGGCATTGTGCGTGAGGTTGAAGCTAGTGCTTCAAAAATCAAAGTCAAAATTACACCTACCTACTCGGGTTGCCCGGCAATGCAGATGATTGAAAATGATATCAAGCAGGCGCTTGGCACTAAATATACATTACCAATCCAAGTTGACGTTGTGCTTGCTCCCGCTTGGACGACAGAGTGGTTGACTGAAAAGGGTCGTGCGGGCTTGAAAGCTTCAGCAATTGCTCCCCCAGACAAGCTCGTTACTCTGGGTAAGCAAACACCAGCTTGTCCTTACTGTAACTCTCGCGAGACAGAAAAAACTAGTGAATTCGGCTCAACAGCTTGTAAAAGTTTTTATCGTTGCAAAGCGTGTTTACAGCCGTTTGATTATTTCAAAGAGCTCTAG
- a CDS encoding pyruvate dehydrogenase, translating to MAKSQQEINWLEVLRTCLISREIDRLEETELLPQKKVIYQFSARGHDVPQIILGSLINHPRDSISAYYRSRPILLTQGLTIEDAFAGPLMKSGGFSDGRDIGVVCNLPSQGKATVLPMSGDVGSQYTPTVGWAQGLVYRAQELGDQTCQGAIAVVLGGEGSVATNGFWSALTIATTLSLPVLFYIEDNQYAISVTSEKQTPGANIAKNLASFSNLNIYDGNGSDPVETAKLFTDALTHVRSWKGPALVRLTVPRLSGHSGQDTQAYKTRDLIDSELARDPLAALIKYLSNAILPQTNIAAIEEQVKSEVSQALDAALKRREPDAEKIFDFVFDFTPPNAKNLALQKVGGLLPEGHTFPQSSSVPNSEPTRINMLTAIRRTLEHELKINPKVLVFGEDVGPKGGVHAATLGLQEQFGTNRVFDTSLSEEGIIGRSVGLALNGLLPVPEIQFRKYADPATEQLHNIGTMRWRTANRFAAPMVVRIPGGFAKCGDPWHSVSDEVAWIHSVGWQVLVPSNAEDAVGLLRAALRSNNPSIFFEHRHLLDNAWARRPYPGDDFVLPLGKARTIREGNELAIVTWGAMVERIDEACEKSGFECTLLDLRTLVPWDREAVLGAVKKCRRLLIVHEDYATCGFGAEISATVAKEAFFSLDAPIERLAVDDIPIPHNMNLMDHVIPSVDLMIETMKKIIET from the coding sequence ATGGCAAAATCGCAGCAGGAAATTAATTGGCTTGAGGTCTTAAGAACGTGTTTGATTTCGCGTGAAATCGATCGTCTTGAAGAGACTGAGCTCTTGCCACAGAAAAAAGTAATTTATCAGTTTTCTGCACGAGGCCACGATGTCCCGCAAATTATCCTTGGTTCATTGATTAATCATCCAAGAGATTCAATCTCTGCATATTATCGCAGCAGGCCAATTCTTTTAACTCAAGGACTTACAATCGAAGATGCTTTTGCTGGTCCGTTAATGAAGTCTGGTGGATTTAGTGATGGCAGAGATATCGGTGTGGTTTGTAATTTACCTTCACAAGGTAAAGCCACAGTTTTGCCGATGTCAGGTGACGTTGGCTCGCAATACACGCCAACTGTTGGCTGGGCTCAAGGCTTAGTCTACCGTGCGCAAGAATTAGGCGATCAAACTTGCCAAGGCGCAATTGCAGTTGTGCTCGGTGGTGAAGGGTCGGTTGCTACCAATGGTTTTTGGTCAGCCTTAACAATCGCCACAACTTTATCACTGCCCGTACTCTTCTACATTGAGGATAACCAGTATGCGATTTCTGTAACAAGCGAAAAGCAAACCCCAGGAGCAAATATTGCTAAGAATCTTGCTAGTTTTTCCAATTTAAATATTTATGATGGCAATGGCTCTGACCCTGTTGAAACAGCAAAACTTTTCACAGACGCATTAACCCACGTGCGTAGCTGGAAGGGCCCGGCCCTGGTCCGCTTAACTGTCCCAAGGCTTTCTGGTCATTCCGGACAGGATACTCAAGCCTATAAAACAAGGGACTTAATTGACAGCGAACTTGCTCGCGATCCGCTAGCAGCTTTGATTAAATATCTCAGTAACGCAATTCTCCCACAGACAAACATCGCCGCAATTGAAGAGCAGGTGAAAAGCGAAGTTTCACAAGCACTCGATGCGGCCTTAAAGCGTCGTGAACCTGATGCTGAAAAAATCTTTGATTTCGTCTTCGATTTTACTCCGCCAAATGCAAAAAACTTAGCCTTACAAAAAGTCGGAGGGCTACTTCCCGAAGGACACACTTTTCCACAAAGCAGCAGCGTGCCAAATTCTGAGCCAACTAGAATTAATATGCTCACCGCAATCCGTCGCACGCTTGAACATGAATTAAAAATTAACCCAAAGGTGTTAGTTTTCGGTGAAGATGTTGGCCCTAAAGGCGGAGTTCATGCAGCAACACTTGGCTTGCAAGAACAATTCGGAACAAACCGAGTCTTTGATACCAGTCTTTCCGAAGAAGGTATTATTGGCCGCTCAGTCGGGCTGGCTTTAAATGGACTTTTACCTGTTCCTGAAATTCAGTTTAGAAAATACGCTGACCCGGCAACAGAGCAGCTGCATAACATTGGAACAATGCGCTGGCGCACGGCAAATCGTTTTGCAGCACCAATGGTGGTACGCATTCCTGGAGGCTTTGCAAAGTGCGGTGACCCTTGGCACAGTGTTTCTGATGAAGTTGCCTGGATTCATTCTGTGGGCTGGCAAGTGCTTGTGCCTTCAAACGCTGAAGATGCTGTAGGGCTTTTACGTGCCGCGCTGCGTAGCAATAACCCGAGTATTTTCTTTGAACACCGTCACCTCTTAGACAATGCCTGGGCTAGACGACCCTATCCGGGTGATGATTTTGTCCTGCCACTGGGTAAAGCGCGTACAATCCGTGAAGGAAATGAGCTCGCGATTGTCACTTGGGGGGCAATGGTTGAGCGTATTGACGAAGCTTGTGAAAAATCAGGTTTCGAGTGCACCTTACTTGACTTACGCACACTGGTGCCTTGGGATCGAGAAGCCGTACTCGGGGCTGTGAAAAAGTGTCGTCGTTTATTAATTGTGCATGAAGACTATGCTACTTGTGGTTTTGGTGCAGAAATCAGTGCAACCGTTGCAAAAGAAGCATTCTTTTCGCTCGATGCTCCAATTGAGCGTTTAGCAGTTGACGATATTCCCATTCCACACAATATGAATTTAATGGATCATGTCATCCCTTCGGTTGATTTGATGATCGAAACTATGAAGAAAATAATTGAAACATAA
- a CDS encoding high-potential iron-sulfur protein: MQRREFIKKSLLTLSAAPALVTLGKRAVAQAPATPTKALELSSPIAVSMGYQHDKGKVDKGKFPKVAAAGAETQFCNNCMLWQQGGLKVEGQEGEWGKCALFMDGLVSAKGWCNSWAPKAT; the protein is encoded by the coding sequence ATGCAGAGAAGAGAATTTATTAAGAAAAGTTTGCTGACTTTAAGTGCAGCACCAGCTCTAGTTACTTTAGGCAAGCGTGCAGTTGCTCAAGCACCGGCTACGCCAACAAAAGCACTTGAGTTAAGTAGCCCGATTGCCGTTTCCATGGGTTATCAACATGACAAAGGAAAAGTCGACAAGGGAAAATTTCCTAAGGTTGCCGCAGCAGGAGCAGAAACTCAGTTTTGCAACAATTGCATGCTTTGGCAGCAGGGCGGTCTAAAAGTCGAAGGTCAAGAAGGCGAATGGGGCAAATGCGCTTTATTTATGGACGGTCTAGTCTCTGCAAAAGGTTGGTGTAATAGCTGGGCACCAAAGGCTACTTAG
- the paaC gene encoding phenylacetate-CoA oxygenase subunit PaaC, with translation MSKFDSQIATFATYLGDDMLVLGHRLSEWCGHGPMLEEDIALTNIALDCVGQAKFYFDLAGRLENQGRDADKLAYWRDEREFKNCVLVELPKGDFGVTILRQFLYETFYDLVLADLTNSKFEPLKDLALRAKRETNYHLKHTTEWIYRLGTGTAESHKRMQVALDYLYRYTAELFADDEVLDALSREQIAPKFSSLKQSWVNKVQTVLQAATLEIPTPVQGFSLNGRLGRHSEHLGHMLSEMQIVARSHPGATW, from the coding sequence ATGTCTAAATTTGATAGTCAAATTGCAACTTTTGCAACTTATCTCGGTGATGACATGCTTGTGCTGGGCCACCGTTTATCGGAGTGGTGCGGACATGGGCCGATGTTAGAAGAAGACATTGCGCTAACGAATATTGCGCTTGATTGTGTTGGGCAGGCTAAATTTTATTTCGACTTAGCTGGAAGGCTTGAAAATCAAGGTCGTGATGCCGACAAACTCGCCTATTGGCGAGATGAAAGGGAGTTTAAAAATTGCGTCTTGGTTGAACTTCCCAAGGGCGATTTCGGAGTAACAATTTTGCGACAATTTCTTTATGAAACATTTTACGATTTGGTTTTAGCAGATCTAACAAACTCCAAATTCGAACCTTTAAAAGACCTTGCGCTACGCGCAAAACGCGAAACAAACTACCATCTGAAGCACACAACTGAGTGGATTTATCGTCTGGGAACGGGCACAGCAGAAAGTCACAAGCGCATGCAAGTAGCTTTGGATTACCTCTATCGCTATACAGCAGAATTATTTGCTGATGATGAAGTTCTAGATGCATTAAGTAGAGAGCAAATTGCACCTAAGTTTTCCAGCCTAAAACAGAGCTGGGTCAATAAAGTTCAGACAGTATTACAAGCTGCGACACTTGAAATCCCAACACCGGTTCAGGGATTTTCTCTCAATGGCAGGCTTGGACGACATAGTGAGCATTTAGGACATATGCTTAGCGAAATGCAAATTGTTGCTCGCTCACACCCAGGAGCTACGTGGTAG
- a CDS encoding NAD(P)-binding domain-containing protein yields MNHTKVIGIVGLGTMGAGIVEVFARQGYQVIACDADEKQVNSLVQRVRNSLSQLVSRGKLTIEECEQSLAKIKASRDFSQLRPVNFLIEAVVEDLTAKHALFRSLEPQVSENTIIATNTSSLSIAALSRAFNQPQRFIGVHFFNPATRMQLVELIPSLQTATQCTTEAKKLIQSLEKTVVIAKDTPGFIVNRVARPFYVEALRIHDEGIADPATIDWAMKKFGGFKMGPFELMDLIGHDVNYVVTETVFQATYGDSRYRPSITQKRLLEAGLLGKKTGRGFYDYRDGAQLPEPNQDQKLGQQIFERIIAMLINEATETLHWKVASREDIDAAVTLGVNYPQGLLRWADQLGIAHVLEILQALQLEYEEERYRASILLKQMAKNQQTFYEV; encoded by the coding sequence ATGAATCATACAAAAGTTATTGGTATTGTTGGGTTAGGCACGATGGGTGCCGGTATTGTTGAAGTCTTTGCGCGACAAGGGTATCAGGTCATTGCTTGTGATGCTGATGAAAAGCAAGTTAACTCCTTAGTCCAACGCGTGCGGAACTCGCTTAGTCAATTAGTTTCACGTGGTAAACTTACCATTGAAGAATGCGAACAAAGTCTGGCGAAGATCAAAGCATCAAGGGATTTTTCACAGCTTCGTCCCGTTAATTTTTTAATTGAAGCCGTGGTTGAAGATCTGACTGCCAAACACGCACTTTTTCGTTCACTTGAACCGCAAGTCAGTGAAAACACAATTATTGCAACAAACACTTCTTCACTCTCAATTGCTGCTCTTTCTCGGGCCTTTAATCAGCCACAGCGTTTTATCGGCGTGCATTTCTTTAATCCCGCCACGCGAATGCAGCTAGTTGAGCTTATTCCCTCGCTGCAAACAGCAACACAGTGCACCACGGAGGCAAAAAAATTAATCCAATCACTTGAGAAAACAGTCGTGATTGCTAAAGATACGCCGGGATTTATTGTGAACCGCGTGGCGCGACCATTTTATGTTGAGGCTTTAAGAATTCATGATGAGGGAATTGCCGATCCTGCAACAATTGACTGGGCGATGAAGAAATTCGGCGGCTTTAAAATGGGGCCATTTGAGTTGATGGATTTAATCGGACACGATGTGAACTATGTTGTGACTGAAACTGTGTTTCAAGCAACTTATGGAGACTCGCGCTATCGGCCTTCGATTACACAGAAACGCTTACTCGAGGCAGGGCTTTTAGGGAAGAAAACTGGGCGTGGGTTCTATGATTACCGAGATGGGGCGCAGCTTCCCGAGCCGAATCAAGATCAAAAGTTAGGCCAGCAAATTTTTGAGAGAATTATTGCAATGCTAATTAATGAGGCCACTGAAACACTACACTGGAAAGTTGCCTCACGCGAGGATATTGACGCCGCTGTGACTCTTGGCGTTAACTACCCTCAGGGACTTTTACGTTGGGCCGATCAGCTGGGCATTGCACATGTGTTAGAAATTCTCCAAGCATTACAGCTCGAATACGAGGAAGAGCGCTATCGAGCGAGTATTCTACTAAAGCAGATGGCGAAAAATCAGCAGACTTTTTACGAAGTATAG
- a CDS encoding 2-oxo acid dehydrogenase subunit E2 yields MSDVIKILFPADQREGSESFVSSWLKKPGQFIEQYEPLVEISTDKVSLEIPAPAAGVIEAILKNEGDKVEPGDILGSLRVGATASSTTNAAPEKVAVKSSTPTSAAQVNADLSPAVRKLIKDHNLSADSISGTGRGGRITLEDVENYLKNNSDPRPQIPSHHIPLTAMRKTIAQNMVTSMLRTAPHVTAVMEADLSRVFAHREVHKTPFLNDEIKLTFTPYFVTAAIKALQTVPEVNSRLHQDTIELFDTCNIGLAVAIPEGLVVPVLHAAEQKNFKELAKSVADLTDRARLGRLETSDIRGGTFTITNHGTSGSLLATPIILQPQSAILGVGKIEKRAKVITKHGQDAIEIRPCVYLTLTIDHRVLDGFTANTFLANVVETLENWASDA; encoded by the coding sequence ATGTCGGACGTGATTAAAATTCTTTTCCCTGCAGACCAAAGAGAAGGCAGTGAGTCTTTTGTATCCTCGTGGCTCAAAAAACCTGGTCAATTCATTGAGCAGTACGAGCCCTTAGTTGAAATCAGCACCGACAAAGTTTCACTCGAAATACCGGCTCCTGCTGCTGGTGTAATTGAAGCGATCTTAAAAAACGAAGGTGATAAAGTTGAGCCAGGTGATATTCTAGGTAGTCTTCGGGTTGGAGCCACAGCAAGTTCAACAACTAACGCAGCGCCGGAAAAAGTTGCAGTAAAATCTTCAACTCCAACGAGTGCAGCTCAAGTCAACGCTGATTTAAGTCCAGCTGTGCGTAAACTAATCAAGGATCACAATTTGTCTGCTGACTCAATTTCGGGCACTGGGCGCGGTGGCAGAATTACGCTTGAAGATGTTGAGAACTATTTAAAAAATAATAGCGACCCTCGCCCGCAAATTCCTTCACATCACATTCCACTTACGGCAATGCGTAAAACTATCGCCCAGAATATGGTGACCAGTATGCTGCGCACTGCGCCGCACGTAACCGCTGTGATGGAAGCTGATTTATCTAGAGTTTTTGCGCATCGTGAAGTTCATAAAACGCCCTTTCTTAACGATGAAATCAAATTAACTTTTACTCCCTATTTCGTCACTGCAGCCATTAAGGCGCTACAAACTGTGCCTGAAGTAAATAGCAGGCTACATCAAGACACGATTGAACTTTTTGACACCTGTAATATTGGCCTAGCCGTTGCAATCCCTGAAGGCTTAGTTGTTCCGGTGCTGCATGCTGCTGAGCAGAAGAATTTTAAAGAATTGGCAAAGTCTGTAGCAGACTTAACTGATCGTGCCCGGCTTGGACGACTTGAGACGAGTGATATCCGCGGCGGAACCTTTACGATTACAAACCATGGAACAAGTGGAAGTTTATTAGCCACACCAATTATTCTTCAGCCACAATCAGCGATTCTAGGCGTTGGGAAAATTGAGAAGCGCGCCAAGGTAATTACAAAGCATGGACAAGACGCTATTGAAATTAGGCCTTGTGTCTATTTAACTTTAACTATCGACCACCGCGTGCTTGACGGATTTACGGCGAATACATTTCTAGCAAACGTTGTAGAAACGCTCGAAAATTGGGCATCCGATGCTTGA